A section of the Myxocyprinus asiaticus isolate MX2 ecotype Aquarium Trade chromosome 40, UBuf_Myxa_2, whole genome shotgun sequence genome encodes:
- the LOC127430757 gene encoding multidrug and toxin extrusion protein 1-like, with the protein MEKSVMPEASESLASNEQITEARAPSSKLFHCSWVPLAYREELYHVLCLTGPLLISRILNFLLPFVITIFCGHLGNAELAGYALASATINVTTTATGCGLALACDTLVSQTFGSKNLKRVGEILQRSILILLLFCLPCWAILINAESILLALRQEPEVARIAQLYVMAYLPAVPAMFLHHLQVSYLQNQGIILPQMYTAVAANIFNVATNYVLLHVMNMGVTGSAAANSISQITICLLLFAYIRWKKLHVKTWDGWSTASLQEWGSYMKLAIPSTLMLCFEWWIYEIGGFLAGMLGEVDLAAQHVLLEMGAITYMFPLGVHAAACVRVGNALGAGDTNRALITSKMTLMISGVLAVLQGIVLGSTKSVVGYIFTSDESIVEIVSENLTLYVFLQFFDALVCVCSGILLGAGKQKIAALSNLICYYCIGLPVGISLMFLAELRILGLWLGLLICVIIQTCFFTTLIFKLDWKKVTEQAQKRAGKNAKVVCVLQKTSIGQSVLDTLVSEGQENTEQTPDAGASASIPEPWDDITGNKAQITSNGSDVAGYIRVRSQEQGKAESGEAQPKALLSMGQLVLRRGLILLAGILILIAGVAVHIACPLPQPFIPFQSNQTMDWRNFSIHETFLNSTAS; encoded by the exons AGAGCTCTACCACGTCCTATGTCTGACTGGGCCTCTG CTCATCTCCAGGATCCTTAACTTTCTTCTGCCATTTGTCATCACAATATTCTGTGGTCACCTGGGAAATGCTGAACTGGCTGGATATGCCCTGGCCTCTGCG ACTATTAATGTGACCACAACAGCCACCGGATGTGGCCTGGCTCTCGCCTGTGACACACTTGTCTCTCAG ACATTTGGCAGTAAGAACCTGAAGCGAGTCGGGGAGATTCTCCAGAGAAGTATATTGATCTTGTTACTCTTCTGCCTGCCATGCTGGGCCATACTCATCAATGCAGAGTCAATACTCCTCGCTTTGAGGCAGGAACCAGAGGTGGCCAG GATTGCACAGCTGTATGTTATGGCTTACCTCCCTGCAGTTCCT GCCATGTTTCTGCACCATCTTCAGGTGTCTTATCTGCAAAACCAG GGCATCATCCTGCCTCAGATGTACACTGCAGTTGCtgccaacatttttaatgtaGCCACAAACTACGTCCTCCTTCACGTGATGAACATGGGAGTGAC GGGCTCTGCTGCAGCCAACAGTATCTCACAGATCACCATCTGCCTCCTGCTGTTTGCCTACATTCGCTGGAAAAAGCTGCATGTGAAGACATGGGATG GCTGGTCTACTGCATCACTGCAGGAGTGGGGCTCCTACATGAAACTGGCGATTCCCAGCACGCTCATGCTGTGTTTTGAGTGGTGGATCTATGAAATTGGAGGTTTCCTTGCAG GCATGCTGGGAGAGGTGGACCTTGCTGCCCAACATGTGTTGCTAGAGATGGGGGCCATTACTTACATG ttcCCATTGGGTGTGCATGCAGCTGCATGTGTGCGTGTGGGCAATGCGCTGGGGGCAGGAGACACAAACAGGGCCTTGATCACCAgcaaaatgactcttatgatatCAG GAGTTTTGGCTGTTTTACAGGGAATCGTGCTGGGCTCTACTAAGTCTGTGGTGGGTTACATCTTCACCTCTGATGA GAGCATAGTGGAGATTGTCTCCGAAAATCTCACCCTCTACGTCTTCCTGCAGTTTTTTGATGCCCTTGTG tGTGTATGTTCAGGGATTCTTCTGGGTGCTGGGAAGCAGAAGATAGCAGCCTTGTCCAACTTGATCTGTTATTACTGCATTGGGTTACCAGTAGGAATATCACTGATGTTTCTGGCTGAGCTCAGGATACTTG GTCTGTGGCTTGGCCTCTTGATTTGTGTCATCATTCAGACCTGTTTTTTCACCACTCTCATTTTCAAGCTCGATTGGAAGAAAGTGACAGAGCAG GCCCAGAAGCGTGCAGGCAAAAATGCAAAGGTGGTGTGTGTGCTACAGAAGACATCAATCGGACAGTCAGTCCTTGATACTTTGGTTTCTGAAGGACAGGAGAACACAGAGCAAACACCTGATGCTGGAGCTTCTGCAAGTATTCCTGAACCTTGGGATGATATCACTGGCAACAAA GCCCAGATAACAAGTAATGGCTCTGATGTGGCCGGCTATATCCGAGTGAGATCCCAAGAGCAGGGTAAAGCTGAAAGTGGAGAAGCTCAACCTAAAGCCTTGCTTTCTATGGGCCAGCTTGTGCTAAGAAGGGGCCTCATTCTTTTGGCTGGCATCCTGATCCTGATTGCTGGAGTTGCTGTTCACATAGCTTGTCCTCTTCCACAGCCATTCATTCCATTTCAGAGCAACCAGACAATGGATTGGAGGAATTTCTCCATCCATGAAACCTTCCTGAACTCTACAGCAAGCTAA